One window of Pseudomonas urmiensis genomic DNA carries:
- a CDS encoding cupin domain-containing protein: MTITGIIDFAQVLTEAERYRPAAEKILKGEPDQAVYNHYSSPCGQFAAGVWEGEVGQWTVNYTEHEYCEIVQGVSVLRDEAGGAKTLRAGDRFVIPAGFKGTWEVLEPCRKIYVMFEQK; the protein is encoded by the coding sequence ATGACTATCACCGGCATTATCGACTTCGCCCAAGTGCTGACCGAGGCAGAACGCTATCGCCCGGCGGCGGAGAAAATCCTCAAGGGTGAGCCAGACCAGGCTGTCTACAACCACTACTCCAGCCCCTGCGGCCAGTTCGCCGCGGGCGTGTGGGAAGGCGAGGTCGGTCAGTGGACCGTCAACTACACCGAACATGAGTACTGCGAGATCGTGCAGGGCGTTTCGGTGCTGCGTGATGAGGCCGGGGGCGCCAAGACCCTGCGTGCCGGTGATCGGTTCGTTATCCCGGCTGGCTTCAAAGGCACCTGGGAAGTGCTGGAGCCGTGCCGCAAGATCTACGTGATGTTCGAGCAGAAATAA
- the dut gene encoding dUTP diphosphatase: MHALQAKILDPRIGAEFPLPQYATPGSAGLDLRAMLQQDTVLEPGQTLLIPTGLSIYIGDPGLAAMILPRSGLGHKHGIVLGNLVGLIDSDYQGELMVSCWNRGNTPFTIAIGERIAQLVLVPVVQAHFDIVEAFDESQRGAGGFGHSGSH, from the coding sequence ATGCACGCTCTTCAAGCCAAGATCCTCGACCCGCGCATTGGCGCCGAATTCCCCCTGCCGCAGTACGCCACCCCTGGCTCTGCTGGCCTGGACCTGCGCGCCATGCTCCAGCAAGACACCGTGCTTGAGCCCGGCCAGACCCTGCTGATCCCAACCGGCCTGTCGATCTACATCGGCGACCCGGGCCTGGCGGCGATGATCCTGCCGCGCTCGGGCCTGGGCCATAAGCACGGCATCGTGCTGGGCAATCTGGTCGGCTTGATCGACTCGGATTACCAGGGCGAGCTGATGGTGTCGTGCTGGAACCGCGGCAACACGCCGTTCACCATCGCCATTGGCGAGCGCATCGCGCAGCTGGTGCTGGTGCCTGTGGTGCAAGCGCATTTCGACATCGTCGAGGCCTTCGACGAGAGCCAGCGCGGCGCCGGTGGCTTTGGCCACTCCGGCAGCCACTGA
- the argB gene encoding acetylglutamate kinase encodes MTLDRDAASHVAEVLSEALPYIRRFVGKTLVIKYGGNAMESEELKTGFARDIVLMKAVGINPVVVHGGGPQIGDLLKRLSIESHFIDGMRVTDSATMDVVEMVLGGQVNKDIVNLINRHGGSAIGLTGKDAELIRAKKLTVSRQTPEMTTPEIIDIGHVGEVVGVNTDLLNMLVKGDFIPVIAPIGVGANGESYNINADLVAGKVAEALKAEKLMLLTNIAGLMDKKGEVLTGLNTEQVNELIADGTIYGGMLPKIKCALDAVQGGVQSSHIIDGRVPNAVLLEIFTDSGVGTLITNRKRHY; translated from the coding sequence ATGACCCTCGATCGCGATGCCGCTTCCCATGTAGCCGAGGTTTTGTCCGAAGCGCTGCCCTACATTCGCCGCTTCGTCGGCAAGACCTTGGTGATCAAGTACGGCGGCAACGCGATGGAGAGCGAAGAGCTCAAAACCGGTTTTGCCCGCGACATCGTGTTGATGAAAGCAGTTGGCATCAACCCGGTGGTGGTGCACGGCGGCGGCCCGCAGATCGGTGATCTGCTCAAGCGCCTGTCGATCGAGAGCCACTTCATCGACGGCATGCGCGTCACCGACTCGGCGACCATGGACGTGGTCGAGATGGTCCTCGGTGGCCAGGTCAACAAGGACATCGTCAACCTGATCAACCGCCACGGCGGCAGCGCCATCGGCCTGACCGGCAAGGACGCGGAGCTGATCCGCGCCAAGAAGCTCACCGTGTCGCGCCAGACGCCCGAGATGACCACTCCGGAAATCATCGACATCGGCCACGTCGGCGAAGTCGTTGGGGTCAACACCGATCTGTTGAACATGCTGGTCAAGGGCGACTTCATTCCGGTGATCGCGCCAATCGGCGTGGGTGCCAACGGTGAGTCGTACAACATCAACGCCGACCTGGTGGCCGGTAAGGTGGCGGAGGCGCTGAAGGCTGAGAAGCTGATGCTGCTGACCAACATCGCAGGCCTGATGGACAAGAAAGGCGAGGTACTGACCGGCCTGAATACCGAGCAGGTCAACGAGCTGATCGCCGACGGCACCATCTACGGCGGCATGCTGCCGAAGATCAAATGCGCCCTGGATGCGGTGCAAGGTGGCGTACAGAGCTCGCACATCATCGACGGTCGCGTGCCGAACGCGGTACTGCTGGAGATCTTCACCGATAGCGGCGTGGGCACCCTGATCACCAATCGCAAGCGTCACTACTGA
- the coaBC gene encoding bifunctional phosphopantothenoylcysteine decarboxylase/phosphopantothenate--cysteine ligase CoaBC, whose amino-acid sequence MQRLYRKRIVLGVGGGIAAYKSAELIRRLLEHGAQVRVVMTRGGAEFITPLTLQALSGHPVHMDLLDPAAEAAMGHIELAKWADLVLIAPATADLMARMAQGMADDLLTTLVLATDATVAVAPAMNQAMWRDPATQANLELLQSRGIQVFGPASGSQACGDVGLGRMLEASDLAWCAAESFKRQALTGKHVLITAGPTQENIDPVRYITNHSSGKMGFALAEAAAEAGARVTLVTGPVHLQTPDRVNRIDVVSARDMLAACEAAMPCDLFIASAAVADYRPEVVAAQKLKKDPTTGDGMLLQMVRNPDILATIAGRADRPFSVGFAAETEHLLDYATRKLKDKNLDLIVANDVANPSIGFNSEENALTVIDRQQHQTLFAQTSKGKIARQLVAFIAERLNQVQ is encoded by the coding sequence ATGCAGCGGCTGTATCGCAAGCGCATCGTTCTCGGCGTGGGTGGCGGCATCGCCGCCTACAAGAGCGCCGAGCTGATTCGCCGACTCCTGGAACACGGCGCGCAGGTGCGCGTCGTCATGACCCGCGGGGGCGCCGAGTTCATCACTCCACTGACCCTGCAGGCCCTGTCCGGCCATCCGGTGCACATGGATTTGCTCGACCCCGCCGCCGAAGCGGCGATGGGGCATATCGAACTGGCCAAATGGGCCGACCTGGTGCTGATCGCCCCAGCCACTGCCGACCTGATGGCGCGCATGGCCCAAGGCATGGCCGATGACCTGCTGACCACCCTGGTGCTGGCCACCGACGCCACCGTGGCCGTAGCCCCGGCGATGAACCAGGCAATGTGGCGCGACCCGGCCACCCAGGCCAACCTTGAACTGCTGCAGAGCCGCGGCATCCAGGTGTTCGGCCCGGCCTCTGGCAGCCAGGCCTGTGGCGACGTGGGCCTGGGGCGCATGCTCGAAGCTAGCGACCTGGCCTGGTGCGCGGCAGAAAGCTTCAAGCGCCAGGCGCTGACCGGCAAACACGTGCTGATCACTGCCGGCCCGACCCAGGAAAACATCGATCCGGTGCGCTATATCACCAATCATAGCTCCGGCAAGATGGGCTTTGCCCTGGCCGAAGCGGCCGCAGAAGCGGGGGCTAGGGTGACCCTCGTCACGGGGCCTGTGCACCTGCAGACCCCGGATCGGGTCAACCGGATCGACGTGGTCAGCGCACGGGACATGCTCGCGGCCTGCGAAGCAGCGATGCCATGCGACCTGTTCATCGCCTCGGCGGCGGTCGCGGACTACCGTCCGGAAGTGGTCGCCGCGCAAAAACTCAAGAAGGATCCTACGACCGGCGACGGCATGCTGCTGCAGATGGTGCGTAATCCGGATATCCTTGCGACCATTGCTGGCCGGGCCGACCGTCCGTTCAGCGTCGGCTTTGCCGCCGAGACCGAACACTTGCTCGATTACGCCACGCGCAAGCTCAAGGACAAGAACCTCGACCTGATCGTCGCCAATGATGTGGCCAACCCCAGCATCGGCTTCAACAGCGAGGAGAACGCCTTGACCGTGATCGATCGCCAGCAGCACCAGACCCTCTTCGCGCAGACCAGCAAGGGCAAGATCGCCCGCCAGCTGGTTGCCTTCATCGCCGAACGACTCAATCAGGTTCAATAA
- a CDS encoding MFS transporter produces the protein MRWGTYFAVLASVLSVGLALGVSMPLVSLRLEGWGYGGFAIGVMAAMPAIGVLLGASLASRLAGWVGVPAAMRLCLWGGALSIGLLALLPSYPLWLALRLLIGMSLTVVFILGESWINQLVVEQWRGRLVALYGSSYALSQLAGPLVLGFLGSDDDFGFWAATALLIVAPLVLLGRGGAPTTEAYSVTFRDLFAFCRRLPVIAWAIALFAAFEAMILTLLPVYCLQQGFTAEVALFMVSTVVVGDAVLQLPIGALADKMSRQTLFSGCALTLLVSSLAIPLLLDTALIWPVWVLFGASAGGLFTLSLILIGERYRDDALVRANAHVAQLWGIGCLLGPLLAGAGSQWISGHALPLLMAVGAAGLVLLTRRRGAFEPASV, from the coding sequence ATGCGTTGGGGAACCTACTTTGCCGTACTGGCGTCGGTGCTCAGCGTCGGGCTTGCGCTCGGCGTGAGCATGCCGCTGGTGTCCCTGCGCCTGGAAGGCTGGGGCTACGGCGGGTTTGCCATCGGCGTGATGGCGGCGATGCCCGCTATTGGTGTGCTGCTCGGTGCCAGCCTGGCCAGCCGCCTGGCCGGTTGGGTCGGGGTGCCTGCGGCCATGCGCCTGTGCCTGTGGGGCGGGGCGCTGTCGATCGGGCTGCTAGCGCTGTTGCCAAGCTATCCACTGTGGCTGGCCCTGCGCTTGCTGATCGGCATGTCGCTGACCGTGGTGTTCATCCTCGGTGAAAGCTGGATCAATCAGTTGGTCGTCGAGCAGTGGCGTGGCCGGCTGGTAGCGCTGTATGGCAGCAGCTACGCCTTGAGCCAGCTGGCCGGGCCGCTGGTACTGGGCTTTCTGGGTTCGGATGATGACTTCGGTTTCTGGGCGGCGACCGCCCTGTTGATCGTGGCGCCGCTGGTGCTATTGGGGCGTGGCGGCGCGCCGACCACCGAAGCCTACAGCGTCACCTTCAGGGACCTGTTCGCCTTCTGCCGACGCCTGCCGGTGATCGCCTGGGCCATTGCTCTGTTCGCCGCCTTCGAGGCGATGATCCTGACCTTGCTGCCGGTGTACTGCCTGCAACAGGGGTTCACGGCGGAAGTGGCGCTGTTCATGGTCAGCACCGTGGTGGTGGGGGATGCGGTGTTGCAGCTGCCGATCGGCGCCTTGGCCGACAAGATGTCGCGACAGACGCTGTTCAGTGGTTGTGCGCTGACCTTGCTGGTCTCCAGCCTGGCGATTCCGCTGCTGCTGGATACTGCGCTGATCTGGCCGGTGTGGGTGCTGTTCGGCGCCAGTGCCGGGGGCTTGTTTACGCTATCGCTGATTTTGATCGGCGAGCGTTATCGAGATGATGCGCTGGTGCGGGCCAATGCGCATGTGGCGCAGCTATGGGGCATCGGTTGCTTGCTCGGGCCGCTGTTGGCGGGGGCGGGGAGCCAGTGGATCAGTGGCCATGCGTTGCCGCTGTTGATGGCGGTCGGGGCTGCTGGGTTGGTGCTATTGACGCGGCGGCGGGGCGCCTTTGAGCCGGCGTCGGTCTGA
- a CDS encoding aldehyde dehydrogenase translates to MTTLTRADWEQRAQQLKIEGRAFINGEYTDAASAETFDCLSPVDGRFLAKVASCDLADANRAVENARATFDSGVWSRLAPAKRKAKLIRFAELLRKNVEELALLETLDMGKPIGDSSSIDVPGAAQALHWNAEAIDKVYDEVAPTPHDQLGLVTREPVGVVGAIVPWNFPLLMACWKLGPALATGNSVVLKPSEKSPLTAIRIAQLAIEAGIPAGVLNVLPGYGHTVGKALAQHMDVDTLVFTGSTKIAKQLMIYAGESNMKRIWLEAGGKSPNIVFADAPDLQAAAEAAASAIAFNQGEVCTAGSRLLVERSIKDKFLPLVVEALKAWKPGNPLDPATTVGALVDTQQMNTVLSYIDAGHQDGAKLLAGGKRILEETGGTYVEPTIFDGVTNAMKIAQEEIFGPVLSVITFDTAEEAVAIANDTPYGLAAGIWTADISKAHKTARAVRAGSVWVNQYDGGDMTAPFGGFKQSGNGRDKSLHALEKYTELKATWIKL, encoded by the coding sequence ATGACCACCCTGACTCGTGCGGACTGGGAACAGCGTGCCCAGCAATTGAAGATCGAAGGCCGCGCCTTCATCAACGGTGAGTACACCGACGCCGCATCCGCTGAAACCTTCGACTGCCTGAGCCCGGTGGACGGACGCTTCCTAGCCAAGGTCGCCAGCTGCGACCTGGCCGACGCCAACCGCGCTGTGGAAAACGCCCGCGCCACCTTTGATTCCGGCGTTTGGTCGCGCCTGGCTCCGGCCAAGCGTAAAGCCAAACTGATCCGCTTCGCCGAGCTGCTGCGTAAGAACGTAGAAGAGCTGGCGCTGCTGGAAACCCTGGACATGGGCAAGCCGATTGGCGACTCCTCAAGCATCGACGTACCAGGCGCGGCGCAAGCCCTGCACTGGAATGCCGAAGCCATCGACAAGGTCTACGACGAGGTCGCGCCGACTCCGCACGACCAGCTCGGCCTGGTGACCCGCGAGCCCGTGGGTGTGGTTGGCGCCATCGTGCCGTGGAACTTCCCGCTGCTGATGGCCTGCTGGAAACTCGGCCCAGCCTTGGCCACCGGTAACTCGGTGGTGCTCAAGCCGTCCGAAAAATCGCCACTGACCGCCATCCGTATCGCCCAACTGGCGATCGAAGCCGGCATCCCGGCTGGCGTGCTCAACGTGCTGCCAGGCTACGGCCACACCGTCGGCAAGGCCCTGGCCCAGCATATGGATGTCGACACCCTGGTATTCACCGGTTCGACCAAGATCGCCAAGCAACTGATGATCTACGCTGGCGAATCGAACATGAAGCGCATCTGGCTGGAAGCTGGCGGCAAGAGCCCGAACATCGTCTTCGCCGACGCGCCTGACCTGCAGGCCGCTGCCGAAGCCGCTGCCAGCGCCATCGCCTTCAACCAGGGCGAAGTCTGCACCGCAGGTTCGCGCCTGCTGGTCGAGCGCTCGATCAAAGACAAGTTCCTGCCGCTGGTAGTCGAGGCGCTGAAAGCCTGGAAGCCAGGCAACCCACTGGATCCGGCGACCACCGTGGGTGCGCTGGTCGATACCCAGCAGATGAACACCGTGCTGTCGTACATCGACGCAGGTCATCAGGACGGCGCCAAGCTGCTGGCCGGTGGCAAGCGCATCCTCGAAGAGACTGGCGGCACCTACGTCGAGCCGACCATCTTCGACGGCGTGACCAATGCCATGAAGATCGCCCAGGAAGAGATCTTTGGCCCAGTGCTGTCGGTGATTACCTTCGACACCGCCGAAGAAGCCGTGGCCATCGCCAACGACACGCCGTACGGCCTGGCCGCAGGTATCTGGACTGCCGACATCTCCAAGGCGCACAAAACTGCCCGTGCCGTGCGCGCCGGTAGCGTCTGGGTCAACCAGTACGACGGCGGCGACATGACCGCACCGTTCGGCGGCTTCAAGCAGTCGGGCAACGGCCGTGACAAGTCGCTGCATGCGCTGGAGAAGTACACCGAGCTGAAGGCGACCTGGATCAAGCTGTAA
- the rpmG gene encoding 50S ribosomal protein L33, which yields MRELIRLVSSAGTGHFYTTDKNKRTTPDKIEIKKYDPVVRKHVTYKEAKIK from the coding sequence ATGCGTGAATTGATCCGTCTGGTATCGAGTGCTGGCACTGGCCACTTCTACACCACCGACAAGAACAAGCGCACCACCCCGGACAAGATCGAGATCAAGAAATACGATCCGGTCGTCCGTAAGCACGTGACCTACAAGGAAGCCAAGATCAAGTAA
- a CDS encoding ABC transporter substrate-binding protein, producing MRAAALSLLFSSSLLFVGLAQAAPLAVCTEASPEGFDVVQYNSLTTTNASADVLMNRLVEFDPGQGKVVPSLAESWTVSADGLIYDFKLRSAVKFHTTPYFKPTRELDADDVLFSFQRMLYPAHAWHKTASGGYPHAQSLQLGSLIKSIDAPEPHTVRFTLTHADATFLATLSMGFASIYSAEYADKLLKAGTPEKLNSQPIGTGPFVFQRFQKDAVVRYRANADYFAGKPAVDPLIYAITPDANVRLQKLKRGECQMALSPKPLDIAEAGKDGNLEVATTPAFMTAFVAINSQHPPLDKPEVRQAINLAFDKTSYLKAVFEDTAIAANGPYPPNTWSYAKDLPGYPIDLKKAKALLTKAGLADGFSTTIWTRPSGSLLNPNPSLGAQMLQADLAKVGIKAEIKVIEWGELIRRAKAGEHDLLFMGWAGDNGDPDNFLSPQFSCAAVKSGTNFARFCDSRLDQLISAGRTTNDQSVRSRLYQQAQALIQQQALWLPLAHPTAATLLRQGVEGYQVNPFGRLDFSKVSVTR from the coding sequence ATGCGTGCCGCCGCGCTTTCCCTGCTGTTCTCTTCCAGCCTTTTGTTCGTCGGCCTCGCCCAGGCGGCGCCACTCGCTGTCTGCACCGAGGCCAGCCCGGAAGGCTTCGACGTGGTGCAGTACAACTCGCTGACCACCACCAACGCCTCGGCCGACGTGCTGATGAACCGCCTGGTGGAGTTCGACCCCGGCCAAGGCAAGGTCGTGCCTAGCCTGGCCGAAAGCTGGACGGTCTCGGCCGACGGCCTGATCTACGACTTCAAGCTGCGTAGCGCGGTGAAGTTCCACACCACGCCCTACTTCAAGCCCACCCGCGAGCTGGATGCCGACGACGTGCTGTTCAGCTTCCAGCGCATGCTCTACCCGGCCCATGCCTGGCACAAGACTGCGTCCGGCGGCTATCCGCACGCCCAGTCGCTGCAGCTGGGCAGCCTGATCAAGTCGATCGATGCCCCAGAGCCGCACACCGTGCGCTTCACCCTGACCCACGCCGACGCCACCTTCCTGGCCACCCTGAGCATGGGCTTCGCCTCGATCTATTCCGCCGAATACGCCGACAAGCTGCTCAAGGCCGGCACCCCGGAGAAGCTCAACAGCCAGCCGATCGGCACCGGCCCGTTCGTCTTCCAGCGCTTCCAGAAGGACGCCGTGGTGCGCTATCGCGCCAATGCCGACTACTTTGCTGGCAAGCCTGCGGTCGATCCACTGATCTATGCGATCACCCCGGACGCCAACGTGCGCCTGCAAAAGCTCAAGCGGGGCGAGTGCCAGATGGCCCTGTCGCCCAAGCCACTGGACATTGCCGAGGCCGGCAAGGATGGCAACCTCGAGGTCGCCACCACGCCTGCCTTCATGACGGCTTTCGTCGCCATCAACAGCCAGCACCCACCGCTGGACAAGCCTGAAGTGCGCCAGGCGATCAACCTCGCCTTCGACAAAACCAGCTACCTCAAGGCCGTGTTCGAAGACACCGCTATTGCGGCCAATGGCCCCTACCCGCCCAATACCTGGAGCTACGCCAAGGACCTGCCGGGTTATCCGATAGACCTGAAAAAAGCCAAGGCCCTGCTGACCAAGGCTGGCCTGGCAGATGGCTTCAGCACCACGATCTGGACCCGCCCTTCCGGCAGCCTGCTCAACCCTAACCCAAGCCTGGGCGCGCAGATGCTGCAGGCCGACCTGGCCAAGGTGGGCATCAAGGCCGAGATCAAGGTGATCGAATGGGGCGAACTGATCCGCCGCGCCAAGGCCGGCGAGCATGACCTGCTGTTCATGGGCTGGGCCGGTGACAACGGTGACCCGGACAACTTCCTCAGCCCACAGTTTTCCTGCGCGGCGGTCAAGTCCGGGACCAACTTTGCGCGGTTCTGCGACAGCCGCCTGGATCAGCTGATCAGTGCCGGCCGCACTACCAATGACCAAAGCGTGCGCAGCCGGCTGTACCAGCAGGCACAGGCGCTGATCCAGCAGCAGGCGCTGTGGTTGCCACTGGCCCACCCCACTGCCGCCACATTGCTGCGCCAGGGGGTCGAGGGGTATCAGGTGAATCCGTTTGGGCGGCTGGATTTCAGCAAGGTTTCGGTGACTCGCTGA
- a CDS encoding phospholipase D family protein: protein MRLQRALPLLLALTLGLAGCASVGTPREVSQALPANDSAFGRSVLRQAAPYEGRSGFRLLPNSNEAFRARAELIRNAQASIDLQYYIVHDGLSTRALVHELLRAADRGVRVRILLDDTTSDGLDTLMGTLAAHPNIHIRVFNPLHLGRSTGVTRAMGRLFNLSRQHRRMHNKLFLVDNSMAIVGGRNLGDEYFDAEPNLNFTDIDLLGVGPVAEQLGHSFDQYWNSALSRPIGDFLWREPDADDLRASRHRLEVSLAEARIKRKALYDRLMAYQSQPRLDVWRNELIWAHSQALWDAPSKVLAQDEPDPQLLMSQQLAPDLNNVDHELILVSAYFVPGEDGLLYLTSHADAGISVKLLTNSLEATDVPAVHGGYAPYRRALLEHGVQLYELRRQPGDPSASRGINFHGSSDSSLHSKAIVFDRRKTFIGSFNFDPRSVLWNTEVGVLVDSPELAEYTRDLAVQGMAPALSYQPTLVAGKLVWVTEDNGKRHMLTTEPGGMWRRFNAWISKAVGLEKML from the coding sequence TTGAGACTCCAGCGAGCTCTGCCTCTCTTGCTGGCGCTAACGCTCGGCCTTGCCGGGTGCGCCAGCGTCGGAACCCCGCGTGAAGTCAGCCAGGCGCTGCCGGCCAACGACTCGGCCTTCGGCCGCTCGGTGCTGCGCCAGGCGGCGCCTTATGAAGGCCGCTCGGGTTTTCGCCTGCTGCCCAACAGCAACGAGGCCTTCCGCGCGCGGGCCGAGCTGATTCGCAACGCCCAGGCCAGCATCGACCTGCAGTACTACATCGTCCATGACGGCCTGAGCACGCGGGCGCTGGTCCACGAACTGCTGCGTGCCGCCGACCGCGGCGTGCGCGTGCGCATCCTGCTCGACGACACCACCAGCGACGGCCTCGATACCCTGATGGGCACCCTCGCCGCCCACCCGAACATCCATATCCGCGTATTCAACCCACTGCACCTGGGGCGCAGTACCGGCGTCACCCGCGCCATGGGCCGGCTGTTCAACCTGTCGCGCCAGCACCGACGCATGCACAACAAGCTGTTCCTGGTCGACAACAGCATGGCCATCGTCGGCGGGCGCAACCTGGGCGATGAGTATTTCGACGCCGAGCCCAATCTCAATTTCACCGACATCGACCTGCTCGGCGTCGGCCCAGTGGCCGAGCAGCTTGGGCACAGTTTCGACCAATACTGGAACAGCGCCCTGAGCCGGCCTATCGGCGATTTTCTCTGGCGCGAGCCGGATGCCGACGACCTGCGCGCCAGCCGCCATCGCCTGGAAGTGTCCTTGGCCGAAGCGCGGATCAAGCGCAAGGCGCTGTATGACCGACTGATGGCCTACCAGTCCCAGCCGCGCCTGGATGTCTGGCGCAATGAGCTGATCTGGGCGCACAGCCAGGCCCTGTGGGATGCGCCGAGCAAGGTCCTGGCCCAGGACGAGCCCGATCCGCAGCTGCTGATGAGCCAGCAACTGGCGCCGGACCTGAACAATGTCGATCACGAGCTGATTCTGGTGTCGGCATATTTCGTTCCCGGTGAGGATGGATTGCTGTACCTGACCAGCCATGCCGACGCGGGCATTTCAGTCAAATTGCTGACCAACTCGCTGGAAGCCACTGACGTGCCGGCCGTGCATGGCGGCTATGCGCCCTACCGCCGCGCCTTGCTGGAGCATGGTGTGCAGCTGTATGAGCTGCGCCGCCAGCCGGGCGATCCCAGTGCCAGTCGTGGCATCAACTTCCATGGCAGTTCGGATTCCAGCCTGCACAGCAAGGCGATCGTGTTCGATCGGCGCAAGACCTTTATCGGCTCGTTCAACTTCGACCCGCGGTCAGTGCTGTGGAATACCGAGGTCGGGGTGTTGGTCGACAGCCCGGAGCTGGCCGAGTACACCCGCGACCTGGCGGTGCAGGGCATGGCACCAGCGCTCAGTTACCAGCCGACGCTGGTGGCTGGCAAGTTGGTGTGGGTAACCGAGGACAATGGCAAACGGCACATGCTCACCACTGAGCCGGGCGGCATGTGGCGCAGGTTCAATGCCTGGATCAGCAAAGCCGTGGGGCTGGAGAAAATGCTCTAG
- the rpmB gene encoding 50S ribosomal protein L28, with the protein MSRVCQVTGKGPVTGNNISHANNKTRRRFLPNLQHHRFWVESEKRFVRLRVSAKGMRIIDKRGIDAVLVDIRRAGAKV; encoded by the coding sequence ATGTCGAGAGTCTGTCAAGTTACCGGTAAGGGTCCGGTAACTGGGAATAACATTTCCCACGCAAACAACAAAACCCGTCGTCGTTTCCTGCCAAACCTGCAGCACCACCGTTTCTGGGTTGAATCCGAGAAGCGTTTCGTGCGTCTGCGCGTTTCCGCCAAGGGCATGCGTATCATCGACAAGCGCGGCATCGATGCCGTTCTGGTTGACATCCGCCGTGCCGGCGCCAAGGTTTAA
- the radC gene encoding RadC family protein yields the protein MNIREWPADERPREKLLQRGAAVLSDAELLAVLLGSGVAGRNVVDLARGLLRRFGGLRQFLEAERSAVLSEPGVGPVKYAQLQALLEIGRRYLDETIERAPALESPRAVRRYLKSMLRHEPSEVFGCLFLDSKHRPLAFEILFRGTIDRASIYPREVVRRSLLHNAAALILCHNHPSGNCEPSQDDVHMTLSLKRGLAMIDVRVLDHVIVGDGEPLSMVEQGWIAG from the coding sequence ATGAACATCAGGGAATGGCCAGCCGACGAGCGGCCGAGAGAAAAACTGTTACAGCGCGGCGCGGCCGTGCTGTCGGATGCCGAGCTGCTTGCCGTGCTGCTGGGTTCGGGGGTCGCGGGGCGCAATGTGGTTGACTTGGCGAGGGGGCTGTTGCGCCGGTTTGGCGGGCTAAGGCAGTTTCTTGAGGCTGAGCGCAGCGCGGTTCTCAGCGAGCCTGGGGTAGGCCCTGTGAAGTACGCACAATTGCAAGCTTTACTCGAAATCGGTCGTCGCTATCTGGATGAGACCATTGAGCGAGCGCCTGCATTGGAAAGCCCTCGAGCCGTGCGCCGTTATCTGAAATCGATGTTGCGCCATGAGCCCAGCGAGGTGTTCGGCTGCCTGTTTCTCGACTCCAAACACCGGCCATTGGCCTTTGAGATCCTGTTTCGCGGCACCATCGACCGCGCCAGCATCTATCCCCGCGAGGTGGTGCGGCGCTCGCTGCTGCACAACGCAGCGGCGTTGATCCTGTGTCACAACCACCCTTCGGGCAACTGCGAGCCGAGCCAGGATGACGTGCACATGACCCTGTCGCTCAAGCGCGGGTTGGCGATGATCGATGTGCGGGTGCTCGATCATGTCATCGTCGGCGATGGCGAGCCGTTGTCGATGGTCGAGCAAGGGTGGATAGCGGGCTGA